A DNA window from Siniperca chuatsi isolate FFG_IHB_CAS linkage group LG6, ASM2008510v1, whole genome shotgun sequence contains the following coding sequences:
- the LOC122877644 gene encoding ephrin type-B receptor 1-like isoform X2: MGEDRRGVLLAIPATWVAVLLCVITSVCTVEETVMDTRTATAELGWISFPANGWEEVSGYDENLNTIRTYQVCNVFEPSQNNWLLTTYIDRRAAQRIYVEIRFTVRDCASIPSVLGSCKETFNLYYLETDRTVSEGIKGVEYWANAPFLKVDTIAADESFSQVDFGGRLMKVNTEIRSFGPLSKGRGFHLAFQDLGACMSLLAVRVFYKKCPSIVQNFAFFPETLTGAESTSLVIARGSCIPNAEEVDVPIKLYCNGDGEWMVPIGSCSCKAGYEPDNGNVCRACPQGTFKSSQGAGLCQQCPLNSRSTIEAATLCGCRNGYYRGDMDKPEDVCTSVPSAPRNVVSVVNQTSVMLEWHSPRDIGHRDDLSYNVLCRRCHSSERRACQPCDDSVAFVPGKRGLKETRVEISKLRAHTSYTFDIQAVNGVSNKSPYPAQQLSINITTNQAAPSVVPIMHQVSSTSRSFSLSWPPPEQPNGIILDYEIRYYDKQLMK; the protein is encoded by the exons AGACAGTGATGGATACAAGGACAGCGACAGCTGAGCTTGGCTGGATATCGTTCCCTGCCAATGGA tGGGAGGAGGTGAGCGGCTATGATGAGAACCTCAACACCATCAGGACATACCAGGTGTGCAATGTGTTTGAGCCCAGCCAGAACAACTGGCTCCTCACCACTTACATCGACCGACGGGCGGCACAACGCATCTACGTGGAGATCCGTTTCACCGTACGCGACTGCGCCTCCATCCCCAGCGTTCTGGGCTCCTGCAAAGAGACGTTCAACCTGTACTACCTGGAAACTGACAGGACTGTGTCAGAGGGCATCAAAGGGGTGGAGTACTGGGCCAATGCCCCTTTTCTTAAG GTGGACACCATCGCAGCAGATGAGAGTTTCTCCCAGGTTGATTTTGGGGGAAGGCTAATGAAGGTGAACACAGAAATTCGGAGTTTCGGCCCGCTGTCCAAAGGCAGAGGGTTCCACTTAGCCTTCCAGGATCTGGGCGCTTGCATGTCCCTTCTGGCTGTCAGAGTATTCTACAAGAAATGTCCCAGCATAGTGCAGAActttgcttttttcccagag ACACTGACTGGAGCAGAGTCCACCTCATTAGTCATCGCTAGAGGAAGTTGTATCCCCAACGCTGAGGAAGTAGATGTGCCCATAAAGCTCTACTGTAACGGTGATGGAGAGTGGATGGTACCCATCggcagctgcagctgcaagGCGGGTTATGAGCCAGACAATGGCAACGTGTGTCGAG ctTGCCCTCAGGGCACCTTTAAGTCGTCCCAGGGGGCAGGATTATGTCAGCAATGTCCGCTCAACAGTCGCTCCACCATCGAGGCTGCCACCCTCTGCGGTTGTCGTAATGGCTATTACCGTGGAGACATGGACAAACCGGAGGACGTGTGCACCA GTGTCCCTTCAGCTCCTCGCAACGTGGTCTCAGTCGTCAACCAGACATCGGTGATGCTGGAGTGGCACTCACCACGTGACATTGGGCACCGGGACGACCTATCATATAATGTCTTATGCCGCCGGTGCCACAGCAGCGAGCGCCGGGCATGTCAGCCATGTGACGACAGCGTGGCATTCGTTCCAGGCAAGCGTGGGTTAAAGGAAACGAGGGTGGAGATCAGCAAGCTGCGGGCCCACACATCATACACCTTTGACATACAG GCAGTCAATGGAGTATCCAACAAGAGCCCTTATCCCGCCCAGCAACTGTCAATCAACATTACAACCAATCAGGCTG ctCCCTCAGtagttcccataatgcaccaAGTGAGCTCAACGAGCCGCAGTTTCTCGTTGTCATGGCCACCGCCCGAACAGCCCAACGGAATTATCCTCGACTACGAGATACGATACTATGACAAG